TGTTCGCGAGGCAGTTCGAGATGAACGAGGGCAAGATAGAGATACTCGGCATCAGGCAGAACATGTTCAGCACAGAATTCTTCGTCAACCTCCAGGAAAACCATGCAAAAGAGATAAGCAAGGCAATCATGGACAGCACAAGGAATGAGATGAGGATATACGCGAAGCAGCTTGACGTCGACAAGAAGAGCATCATAAAATATGTCCCTGAGCTCTTCAACCTGTTCGGCCTCGGCAAGATAGAGATAGTGGATGCAGATTTCGCAAAGAAAAAGGCCATAATCAAGGTGCACGAGAGCCCGCTTGTCCAGAGCTACAAGAAGATAAAGGAATGCGTCGTGACCGGATCAGTGCTTGCCGGGATGATGGGATTCTGCTTTGACAAGGATCTTGAATATGAGGAAAAGAACTGCATGTCAAAAGGGGATACGTCCTGCCAGTTCATACTCAAATGATAAGGAATTAGGTTTTATAATGAACTATTAGGTTTGATAAGTGTCTGTTAGTCTTCTGGGGCAATACTTTATAAATGAAAACAAAGTATTTATAAATGAGTAAATGCTACAATCACCACTAGATAGTGGTTTTATCTATCTATGATCAGGATGGGATTGGAATGGAATTTGACATATACAGGATTGAAGAGGGTATGCTGACAGCGCAAAATGCCTGGATAAAAGCCCTC
The Candidatus Woesearchaeota archaeon DNA segment above includes these coding regions:
- a CDS encoding 4-vinyl reductase is translated as MLSNFLKKLMFARQFEMNEGKIEILGIRQNMFSTEFFVNLQENHAKEISKAIMDSTRNEMRIYAKQLDVDKKSIIKYVPELFNLFGLGKIEIVDADFAKKKAIIKVHESPLVQSYKKIKECVVTGSVLAGMMGFCFDKDLEYEEKNCMSKGDTSCQFILK